In Citrus sinensis cultivar Valencia sweet orange chromosome 2, DVS_A1.0, whole genome shotgun sequence, a single genomic region encodes these proteins:
- the LOC102620682 gene encoding uncharacterized protein LOC102620682, whose protein sequence is MATVEVVSAKTALSEEIKAEEPVKAEETKTAEEPVKAEETKTADEPVKTEETKTEEVVASASAAPVAPEPVAEEPPAAKEAEAVAVTEEAAVVTPEAEAPAEVETKEVVAEDQPAAAEKTTAEKTEEVETTPTETPEPAAEKEAKEEEKKPEAEVEAAKEEVKDEEKPAVEKPAEAEKKADTDEAPAEKTE, encoded by the exons ATGGCCACAGTTGAG GTTGTGTCAGCAAAGACTGCTCTTTCCGAGGAGATCAAAGCTGAGGAGCCAGTCAAGGCTGAAGAAACTAAAACAGCTGAGGAGCCAGTCAAGGCTGAAGAAACTAAAACAGCTGATGAACCAGTCAAGACTGAAGAAACTAAAACAGAGGAGGTAGTTGCTTCAGCTTCTGCAGCACCTGTGGCACCAGAACCCGTTGCTGAAGAGCCACCAGCAGCAAAGGAAGCAGAAGCTGTTGCTGTAACTGAAGAAGCAGCGGTGGTTACTCCAGAAGCTGAAGCCCCAGCTGAAGTTGAGACAAAGGAGGTGGTAGCCGAAGATCAGCCAGCAGCAGCGGAGAAGACTACCGCAGAGAAAACTGAAGAAGTGGAAACTACTCCAACGGAGACACCAGAGCCAGCTGCTGAGAAAGAGGCcaaggaagaagagaagaagccAGAGGCAGAAGTTGAAGCTGCAAAGGAGGAAGTGAAAGATGAAGAGAAACCTGCAGTTGAGAAGCCAGCTGAAGCTGAGAAGAAAGCTGACACTGATGAAGCCCCAGCTGAGAAGACTGAGTAA